The sequence ATTCTGGTGTTTCTTTAGAGATGTAATCGCCGCGACGACTATAAGAAGAAAATACAGAAACAGGAAAAGATCTCTGCTGTAGTACTACaacaaaaaacacaaaaagcaTGGATTAATTAATGTGCAGGGGTTGTAAATACAACTTCAAAAActtagctgctgctgctctgaCCAAACCATTCGACATCGTCATGTTTGAGTTTCGTAAGGATTAAAATGAAACACCTGATCTGATTCGCCAAAGAGATTCGTGCGGTCGCAGACGTAATACAAGCTCAGGATTGCTCCAAACTCCGTCCTGTAAATAACAAATCAAATTATTCAACATTTGTataatatatctctatatatttcttaGCAGTTAAAAATGAATTAGCTTCACTTACAGGGATCTTAGTGTTGAATGGTTCTGTAACAAAAAATCCTTGTCCATCAAAAGACACCTGAAGCATCAGGTGTTAGCTTATATTCGGAATTAAGAATTTTCGTGTATGTTATTCTTTGCGAACCTGAGAAAACTCGGCGATGATCTGCGAACTTCTGAAGGTGGTGTCAGAGAAGTACCTCCCTCTAACAACTGAATCTTCGAATCGTTTCCGACAGAATCGGCGTCAGAACACCTGCTGCTGAAAAATCAAAGATGGCAAATCGATTTAAACTTAGATAAGATTTGAACAAGTGAATTGTTCGATATGTCCAATTTAATGCAATCAGAATGATCGGAATTGTGCTTCGCTGCAAGTTAACATAGTAAAAATCAGTGTAAATATCAGTGATAAACATTTGAGTCCACTTAACTTGTATAGATTCTTTTTGAGTAGGTACATTAAGTTTAAATTGCTTTGATTGAGCCAACTAAAAGGTTTAGTTTGTTAACTAAAGTGAAACAAATGAAATTTAatgtgttggcttaaatgagccagcatcctgccctttAACGGGAGGTCATGttaggccgagtcatattcgaaatggtgtgagactgggtgggccgagtcgtgttcgaagtggcgtgaggctagttcagccaagtcacaatcgagacccgtgggcgctgtatatatacgctttaagtgaattagttgcatatttctaacagctcgagcttttgggattaatggttagcgccgaCGATCCGACATAGTGGACTTAGAAGTTAATAAACATCTGATAGTTAGTGGCTATTTGCCTGGCTTCTCGAGCTCTTCCCTACTCCAAAAAGCAGAAAGTTTCCAAAAACCAATTGATTTGTTGTAAACTTTTGATCTTTAGAAGCATAAGAAGTTCAAATTTAATACTTCTATTTCTGATATGACGAGAGACTACTAACGATTTTCTTGTGCTTCTTCAAACAACTTTACTTAAACTCTTTATACTTCCGGAACCTCACTTCAAGAAACAAACTTTTTCGAGCATTTGTCGTAAGCATTCCGAGCTCCAAAAGCTGAAGCTCTTCTGACATGACGAAAAGCTACTCAGGAGCTCTTTTATGCTTCGTCGAGCAACTTTACTCATACGATGCCTCGACACAAAGAGGAAGTCTTTAGAAGTTCCAGAAAGTATCATCACTGAATTGAAACTCACATTTCTGAAGCATTTGAGTTGTTTTGGCGCACCAACAGCTCAGAATAAAGCCATGCTACAATCACAGGTACAAATCCAACAAGCAATGAAACCTGCTACAAAGCATGTCATATATGAAATTAGACAATGGATATATATGTTCAAGTACACCCAAAGCttcataaaatgaaaaattttttttttaaaaaaaaaaaaccaataaaaaacCCATTTTCAaatcatatgtattttttgGTTTACACTAATTAATGAAACCTcaggaacaaaaaaaatgtgcccaaaaaaaaaaagacaaaaaagaaaagaaaaggtacaTTACCTGGCCAGGAGTTATTGGCCCAAAATTCTCCATTGATAAGAGGACTAAGTGGCagatctctttcttcttcctctttgaaTTGTTCTTTCAATTTGAGAAAATATAAGACAACAAAACCAATTcaatatgtatacatatatataaattgttaGAAATTCGTCATTTACTCTGATACCCGTTTGTTAcgacaaaagtaaaaaaaaaaaaaaaatctagtttaCCGGACAcgaaaatatcaaaaaagaatcgataaagagagagaaagaaaggaaaaaaaataaagcgtGCAAATATTTACGTAACGAAAACTTTACTTTTataaaaggcggagtacaaaatTATCTCCCTCGAAAACCTAAATCCAAAATATACCCAATGCTTTCAATCTCAAGAAGCACACCCTGCAAAACATGGTATCTACATATTTATAATAGCTTCAGCTTAAGACTCCAAATTGGAGAATATTCTCCAATTTGGAGATGGAATAGGATCCAAGTAAAGGGATTGACCAATTGTAGATTGCCAAGTGGTCAATTTGACTCCTCTAACAAATACTGTAATCCTTGTCTACCACTTGGTCTACACCGGTCGGATCGTTGATACTAACCATTAAATTCGAAAacttgagctgttagaaatacgcaaccaattcacttaaagcgtccAGATACAACGCCCATAGGTCTCAATTATGACTCGGTCCAACTAGtctcatgccacttcgaacatgattcgGCCCAATTCAGTctcacgctatttcgaacataactcggccCACATAGCCTCCCGACACAGGGCAAGATGCTGGCCCATGTAAGCCAACATACATCAACTCTATATCCAAATTTATATCCTATAGAATTAGCATTTAATTTTTGCACCATAAAAATTTAGACCGCTTCACAAATTGGTTTgggcccatatatatatatatatatatatattattatatatatattatatatatatattatatagctatatatatatatgattagagAGACGAAgagcacgagagagagagacgagagagagagagagctaggctggtatattatcggtagcacggagcctccgCTCTACCaagtgttttcaatgatgtagctttcaaatcaatgatcgctctgttagacttgatctacactataaaagtattgaaactaaattttcataatttttcgatattatttggctagtaatcaaaaggtttcaaaattgatatattttaatggtagatttgatgcatttgtaaattaaCGGTGTAAACCGAgcccaaatctgatgaaattttatagaaaattatttttactatttagaggtaagattagtatctctgatcttaattcaagtcttttatcatcattttttatgagatttttattttcagtgttcatatttagactatttgtttgataggtaaataatgccgaaaaatttaaaatttagtttccaaacatTTTCAATAATGATGTAGatagtttaacggagccgatcgtcgatttgagagCCGCAGCATTGAAAACAactcggtagcacggagacctccgtgtaCCGATATATACGGCCtagttctattatatattatatatatagttatatatttatagagagagagagagagaggaggaagagagagagaagagacgagagggagagtgagtgagtgagtgagctactatactattcggaagcacggagctttcCGTGCCTTCCAGCTCGGTTTTCGatgtgcgactttcgaatcgtcgatcggcatccgttaacttgatctagagtatttgaagtagcctagaaaataattttatgattttacgatatcatttgcctagtgatatgaaggggctcaaaatcaacggctgaaaatagaATAATCTTACAAATATTAGGACCGGCTGTCACAAATTGGTATTGggcatatcatatatatagttatatatatatattatatatatatatattcactatatatatatatatatatgatatagaggagagagattGCGATGGCGCTTTTTCGACTCGAGGGATCGGGAGACGTGACTAGATTGGCGAGAGACCGGGACCTGGAGAGAGTCAACTGGAGAGAGgcaagagaagaggaggagaggagagagagagagacaatgcTAGGCTGTATATTATCGgtgcacggaggcctccgtcgCTACCAATCGTGTTTCAATGATGTAGCTATTCAAATAATGATCGGGCTCTGTTAGACTTTGATTCTTACCTATTAAAAGTgattgaaaactaaatttcataatttttcgatattatttggctagtaatcaaaggctttcaaaattgatttttaaatgaGTAGATTTGATTgccatttgtaaatttaacggtgtaaaccacccaaatctgatgaattttatagaaaattatttttactagttTAGGAAGTAAGATTAGTATCTCTGATTCTAATTCAagatcttttatcatcattttttaagagatattttattttcagctggtTCATAATTAGACTATTGTTTGATAGGGTAaataatgccgaaaaattataaatttagtttccaaaaaCATTTCAATAATTGTAGATCAAGTTCagttaacggagcgatcgtcgatttggaagcgcgCCAGCATTGAAAAAACAACTCCGGTACGCACGGAGACCTCCTGTGCTACCGAGATATATACGCCTagttctataatataatatattaagtattatatagtATGGAGATGCGGGGGAtgtagagaggagagagagagaggagaggagagaagagagagagagtgacgTGAAGTGagtgagtgaggctactatacatCGAAGCACGCGAGCTTTCCGtagcttccagctcgttttcgatgttgcgactttcgaatcgtcgatgcgctcgttaaacttgatctagagtattgatgTACACtagaaaatacaatttttatgattttacgatatcattgcCTAGTGAATTGAAgcgggctcaaaatcaacgctgaaaataaaatcttacaaaaataataataatatgcattaaatttaaactcaagATATTGATCTTCTGTTTagtatagtataaagaattttatttaaaatattcaacgtgatttggatatttctacaccgttaaaacttCGCAAAACGTGCTCACTCCGGCCAATTGAAATTTGTTTGCATTTGAGCCCATCTCGAATCACTAGCAAAATGATATCAAAAgatagataaatttattttcagagTACTCCAATACTCAGTAGATCAAGTTTTAACTGACCGACGCCGTATCGACGATTCGGAAagtgcaacatcgaaaacgaggctggaagcacggaagcccGGCTTTCCCCGATAGGGCCCGTTCCGATTAGCTATGTAAGATCCTCACTATCGGTTAGTGACCGTTTACATTTTATAGCATAGTAGTCACGTTCGCATAGCATAGATAGCCTCACTACCGATTAGCCTCACtatcggggagagagagagagagagagaggttgagccataaatgctatcggtagtaaGTGAGACTTATTGCCTTCTAATTGTATTTTCGGATGATATAGCTTCCAAACCAACTATCGCactattgaatatgatctatgaCTATTTAAAGtgtctaaaattaaattttatactttttgcACCGATGACCTAATGATCATAgtttaaaacttattaattttaataatgcGATATCACAGCATTTGCTatttaatgatgtaaaaaaaattcaaatcagcTGAATTTTTATTCAGATTaagttttttaactattttcttTCTTCAGCTTTGCTTACTTTTGGTTCTGTAATTTATCCGCCACAAAGCGAGTCGTCttcactataatatatatattcataatatatatatatatatatatcatatatatattatatactaataatataaatattactatataaatTAATCTATATAAAGTCACAATATTTTTTGCCATATAAAATGTTACCTTTCATTCTTATAGCcaaactttaaatcaaactacATTCTTCTCTTCTCAACATCCAACCCTTTACCTTCCCACTCCTCTAATTACATGTAATGTAAGGTGTAACATTTAATTACAAAGatcatattaatattttatcaatgaGTAGAttctaattataatttatttttttaataattgaatttagTCACACAAATTACCCATACTTAATATGGTACAGCTTCTTATATATCAATAAGctgtagatataaattttattaaaatttttaaattttattaaaatttttaaaatttatttttattatccgtTCGTTGCATCGCGCGGATCTCTACACTAGTACGTTTAGGAAAGTAGAGCTAGCGCTTAGCCAACTGTTTTTCTCTTATCAATTATCCTTTCCTCTCTCCCCTTCTCAAATACTAAAATCATTGCCTACACTATGTCTGTTAACACATCAcatctatataataaatatataaaaaagagagttttaAACCACGTACCTTTCTCTCTTAATAGCCTATGCTATGATTGTTAACCCATCACATTCAGTAGATAcaatttacatcacatttatatttagtttagaTGCTTCAATAAAGGAAAGTTTTAGCcacgtttctctctctctctcctcaaatatttatatttatatacatattcatacgtaaaagaaaagttttagCCATGCAGGTGCCTTTCTCACTCctcaaatatgaaaattattgCTAGCACCATATGTCTATTGACACATCACATtagattgatatatatatatatggttattAATACATCACATTTTGTAGATACAATTTAATTACAtcctatttatctatctatattatctatctatatctatatctatatctatactatatataaaagcacgtattttaaatttcggtctgtcgacagactCATTTTTTAGCGGGAAAAATATTAATTCCTCTTTCcgtacataaaataaataacgtaataaaacaaacttttaatttcggtttatctctaaaatagaaaaaaaaaatatacttattcaaatttttgccaaccgaaagatatctactgtgaatctatattttaattaaaaaattatttaatttttttatctctaaaatagaaaaaaatttatatttatctaaatttttgtcagaatatctactgtaaatctatatttcaattcaaaatttaaaattaatttaaaatttaaaattttgggactatcaatatattacaatgaaaataatttaaaaaatagattggttgataaatttgtaaatcatatttttgaattaatatgatgtacaaatttatgatcaatttgtaaaaaactatcttaaataattgttacgtgcgaTTATGCACTTAttctcaactagtatatataaaagcgtatagaaattccgacaatgacagacggaatctaaaaaggaataaaataatattccctacgaattgttatgattgatttgttaaaaatattttttataaaaacgaacggttatgatcaatctattaaatctctactaaTATTATCTACAAATGGTTATAATTCCTCTCACATAAAAATGAACGATTATGGAGTCCAGCTATTGTGtattgtataatattttctAGCGCTTggttctttttaattttttatcgttaTCTCTACTTCTTTCGATTGTTTTTACACAATCTATTAGATCTCTACTATTTATATCAACCATCTACTTAACCCTAGggatggttatgatcaatttgttaccgcacatctcttaagtCAATAACCGTTGTGTTACAATCTTTTATGACTTGGTATTTTTATTCGTCTATTAGTTCATTCttacgaatggttatgattaatttgttaaaaaaatatttcaaataaaaataaactgttctgatcaatttgttaaaaaatggCATTcctattcatctattttacattaaaattaaaatttgagtttaaattatgaattaaatttaatttttgatatcaaatttgaattagcaattaattttttttattaccgttgatcaaaattaaattttaagttttaaagtaaatgtgaattaaattttgatgtttttaatttaaaacatatatttaaatttgatttatcaaaaatcagaaagtatataaaaatgttcgatgtatacaaaaaaaaaaacaccgtaggatattgtaaatattttctaataaaatataacatattaatttacaaatataatttttattgtaaaagtttagatatatataatgtacaaatttatattgatttgaaataaattatagtaattattacgtgcatttgtaCGTACATTAAACTAGTACATATACAAAAGAAAAGTTTTTAGCCACACCATGAAAAATATTGCCTACACCATGACTATTAAAACATCACACAaaccaaattaatatttttaaagggcaattgcttatatacccctgaaaagttctcAAATTTTTCTTAGAAGGCCAGTATTGAAAATATCCTTCTTACGTTccaactatttcaaatatatccctagagttaaattccgTTATTGAACGGTTAGCAATAATTgttatttatatgaaattactactttttcctttcaaatatatcctttcaCCGTCACtgactttttcttatttgccaccaagttaggggtacaaaaagtattttgatttttagcctttttaaatattacataccattctatcatcaccaacctttcttatttgccctaaAGTTAATGACAAAAGAGGTATTTCGATTTTCttaactctagtagatatttaactcacgtttaatccaagttaaTCCAAGTTAATTTAGCGGGTGGTAACTATACGAGTATTTTAGAATAACAGAGAAACATATGAGGGTGGAGtacattgaaaagaaaaaaaaatagaaataaataagatatttttgaagttttgaggggCATATAGAAAATTATTCCTATTTTTAAAGGAGAGCTTTTAACCACGtatgtttctctctttaatttccctttcatgtctctctctctcttaaaatatgaaaaatattgcCTACGCCGTGTCTATTAACTCCGCACAAACCAAATCAatgtttttaataataaaaaggaaaaatttcatCCCTACCCTTCCAAATAAGTCTAATATCATGAATGCcccaataaaaattaaaatatcataaatacccttttaaaagagaaaaactttcaaaaataacctttatactaatttattattaattttgaataaacaataaacaaaatttcaactttGCCCCTATTGTCATTaccatcttaaaatatttaattgactataaaatcatttatacttttataaacactcttttaaatttataaataacctACATTTAGAGATAAGTTTTTATCAattaatcatatataattatatatatatatactataatcaagactatatatatatatatatataaaatcctGACAGTTAAGCTAAGAAatcaaaaaaatacaaaacattGGAAAAAACCATATTAAGCAAAATTGTTTAAAGTATCAATTAACTCATTAAAATAAGGTTaaacaatttattcaaaatataacttaaatatatatgcatgatgtgAACTAAGTTATTTGAACTAGCACAAATTTCTGTGCTTTGGTATctcgaattttaaaaaaaatgatataaagtattttattttagtatcttatttTACAGACCATAcagtttattttaatattttaaaataaatattattatgctaaaatatttttgtaaaaaattttagaagttaaggacaaaatggATAGTTTGACCATATTTTtgataatctaaatattttgttattctataaagagatgaatagtaagagtaagggtaagggtgtatttgaaaaataataagtatttGCAGGGGTGTTTGTGATATAATCAAACTTataggggtttttgaagtttttaaagGGGCacatatttttgatttttttttttcttttaatgcaAATTTGGAGGCAGACACTGTCACCACTGCGCTTCTGTACCAACTGTTGCGTCTAGGGTTAGGTTTTCTCACGGTCCCAACAATGGAGCTCGATCGATGcaaggacgacgacgacgatggggGAGGAGATGGAGTCCTCCTCTACTACAAGTTCTTCTCCGTCCCCGATCTCCCCTCCCTCGTCCGCTTCTACGACTCCAATTGCCGATCCCTCGCCCTCCTCGGCCGCGTCCGCATCGCCCCCGACGGGGTCAACGCCACCGTAACGATCCCCGCCTCTTTGATCTCCGCTCCTTAATAATTACGTTTGATTAGGGTTTTGGACCCTTTGTTGCGGTTTTTGGGCGATTTTTTGGGTGGTTTTTGCGGGTATTTTGGGGTTTATCTAACGTTGGTTGTTGATTAGGTTGGTGGGAAGATGAAATCGTTGGAGAAGCACATTGCGGAGATGAGATCGAACGCGTTCTTTGATCGAACGGACTTCAAGTTGGCGTCTTGCGAGCACCCAAAGGATGAGAGGGTTGCGAGGGAGTGCGGATTCACTTCGCTCTCCATTCGCGTCGTAAAGGTTTGgccctgcttctgcttctgcttctgcttctgcttttgatTTCAGCTGCAGTATCTTTTGATAGAAACAATAAGGAATGTCTAGAATTTCTGCTACAGCGGGAATTAGAAGTGTGATTTTGACATTTTCTGGTCGAAAAGTCGAAACTTTGATTTGGTGCTTCTGATTCTGGTGCAGAGAAAAGCTGTTTGGAGGAACTTAATATAGTACTTCCCTCAATAGCACTTTTGAGTTGAATAATTTTGTGAGTTGAAGTGTGCTTGTTGATAGGAACTAGTTGCAGTTTTTGTATTCATATGATTCGACACGATAAATTCCGTGCTTTTGACTTCAAATTAACTCAGATGCTCTGACATTTTCAAGTCAAAAAACCATTTAAAACTAGAATTTAAGGACCCTGTGTGGTGAAAAAGGAACAAACTTATTGTTGAAGGTTTCTTTGTACTCGAGCTTGTAATTTGATTTAGCTCTGTTGTAGTCTTTGAATGCTTATAATTATGAGGTAGTGATATTTTGCTCAGtaacttttcatttttcagGAGCTGGTTACTTTCAGATCTAATCCATTGTCAAAATCTCCAGAAATTTCGAACGCCGGAAGACATTTATCAGCAGCTGAGTTTCACCGTGTCCTTCATGATGTCGGTCAGTAGGATGTTCTTTTTACTAAAGTACTGCTAAAATTTATATGCTCCTATCAGCTTTTCGTTGAGTTCTGTTGCTCGCGTATTTTACACGGATGCAAGTTGTGTTGTTGATTATCTTTGAAAAAAATGCATGATTACCAGGAGCTAGTTTGGATTCTGAGGCTTCTCTTCTAAAGAATCAGGTAGTATTGTTGGATGCAAGAAATGTATATGAGACGAGGATTGGGAAGTTTCAGACGCCAAATGCAAAGACATTGGACCCAGAGATAAGGCAATATAGTGACCTCCCTTCGTGGATAGATGAGCACTCAGGACAGTTGCGTGGGAAATCAATTCTCATGTAAGTACTTTGCGGATGTGAGAATCATGGTTGAATGTTTGTCTGTACTCGCaggaagctgaaatgagcttttgGGCTGCAGAAGTAGAATCTTCAATTTTAAGCTTCTTCTCTTGCAGCGGGCTGCAGACATGATTTTAACTGAAaagctattttttatttgttctgtGAATAGTCGTTACTCAGCACCCTATCCTCTTTTCTCTTACTCAACGATCCACACTTTATCAAGCCACTATGTCTAGTTTCTCATTTCCTATAGCCATCCTGTTCTAATTGCTGTCTAGTCTATGATTGCATAATCTGTCTAAAAGTGGAAATTTCTCCACTATTGCTAGTTTTACTTGGTTTGGAGAGGCTTTAATTGTATATTAATATTTCAGGTACTGTACCGGAGGTATAAGATGTGAAATGGCCTCTTCCTATATCCGCTCTAAAGGAGAAGGTTTTGAGAATGTGTTTCAAGTAAGTCTCTTTCTATAGATTTTCAGAGATTCTTCTGCATTAGAAACTGTTAAAATTACACAGTTCCTCTGCAATCCCAGCGCTTAAGTACTATGCGCACATATTTCTATTGTCCACACCAATGGTGAGAATTAAAGAGTTTTCATCCCTAATGTTACATTCTTATTGCTATGCGATTCAGCAGCATATTTCACTCACCTTGATTACATGTTATGGTGTTCATGGCAGTTATTTGGTGGAATTCAGAGATATTTGGAGCAATTTCCAGATGGCGGATATTTCAAAGGAAAGAACTTTGTTTTTGATCACAGGTGAATTATTCCCAAGTGACTTGCCGCAATCTTATTGTATTTTAGAAGGAAATGATTGTACGTGCTTATATGTGCTGCCGATAGTTCGATATGAAGTTCGAATTTACAGATTTCCAACTTATCTCATGCTGCCGAACAGGATTTCGGTTGGAAGCCTGGATGGAAATGTACTTGGTAGTTGTTTAATGTGTGGCTCGTCCTTCGACGATTATTCATCTCGTTGCCGGTGCACTCATTGCAGGATGTTGGTTTTAGTATGTTCTGATTGCCAGGTACTGTGACTTCTCGTGTTTGAATGCATAAGCCGTTTCCATTCTTTGTCTgctttagggcctgtttggcctggcTGAAGCTTTCAGTGAATCTGTTTGAAAAAGCATTAGCAGCTTCTCAACTGGTATCCTCCCAAGTAGCTTTCTGGTctagcagaagcagcagcagcagcagcagcagctgtagCTGGGCAGAAGCTTTATATTAAAGCTTCTCGCTTCCAGAAACAGCAAAGACTCCAAACTTTTTGTTTGCCAAACAACCTAGCTGCGGCTTTTGGGAGTAGAGAACTGCTCCCGACGCCAGGTCGAAACATGCAACTTAATATCTTTTGGAATGTCCTATTTGTTCGCCCTATTGACCTTTTGTGACTGATTAATTCCTTCATTTTGACCGATATAGTGGACATGTCTTCGTGccttttttctttgtatttaaATTGCCTTTATCCCATGGAGAAACTTGTTTAATTACCTGAAATTCTACTTTCCATACTCTTTTGTTACCCAGGGTAAGTTTAGCGACGAATATATTTGTGAGCTCTGTCAGAAAAAAGACAAGGGAAGCTGGACGAAGCCGTCGAGTAAGGACTCGCCATTCCATTTAGAACTATCACCTGATTCATCAGAAGCT is a genomic window of Ananas comosus cultivar F153 linkage group 13, ASM154086v1, whole genome shotgun sequence containing:
- the LOC109719347 gene encoding rhodanese-like domain-containing protein 6; this encodes MELDRCKDDDDDGGGDGVLLYYKFFSVPDLPSLVRFYDSNCRSLALLGRVRIAPDGVNATVGGKMKSLEKHIAEMRSNAFFDRTDFKLASCEHPKDERVARECGFTSLSIRVVKELVTFRSNPLSKSPEISNAGRHLSAAEFHRVLHDVGASLDSEASLLKNQVVLLDARNVYETRIGKFQTPNAKTLDPEIRQYSDLPSWIDEHSGQLRGKSILMYCTGGIRCEMASSYIRSKGEGFENVFQLFGGIQRYLEQFPDGGYFKGKNFVFDHRISVGSLDGNVLGSCLMCGSSFDDYSSRCRCTHCRMLVLVCSDCQGKFSDEYICELCQKKDKGSWTKPSSKDSPFHLELSPDSSEAIEIEKTTSACHAAPVSELPRSYDCKNPRKLRILCLHGFRQSGSNFKGRTSSLAKKLKNAVEFVFIDAPHELPFIYQPNCSKPPNENPKTRFAWLVAPNSNCSPEKDWKIAAAAFDPLQYRQQTGGFAESYDHIEKTISKMGRFDGILGFSQGAAMAALFCEKQQRLYGAICFEFGIFCSGYSVSSSNFDGDLVKLPSLHCFGNGGGQDRQIDNRAIVVEHEMGHIIPTRPPHIDRMKEFLLQFL